GCGGTCGAGGAAGTAAAAAGACGATTGAGAATTATATTCGTAATCAAGGTCGTCATAATGATGTCAAGCAGTTGAAACTTTTTGAATTGTGAAAAATAAAATAATAACGCCCTGCGCTCTTGGCGCAGGGTTCTTTACAAGAAGTTTTTTTCGGAAACACAGGCGGCTCATGTGTGCTGATGGTAAGCATAGCCGCGAAGAATGGTTTCTCTGATTTTGAAAACTCATTTAGTTTGTTGAAAGCAAAAGCATACTGGGTCTCATCCGATACGCCAAACATTCCTTCGCTTAAGTCGGATTTATATTCTTTAGCGCTGAAAAAAGTATCAAAGCCATTGTTGCGAAGAAAAAATCCCATGTTGTCGAATTCCTCAAAGTGTGTACAGAAAAAACTTGTAGAGTACCCGTTATCTTTCAGAACACTTGCCATGCCATAAAACTTTTGATTGGCTGTGTAAACATTTGAAAGCGGATGCATGCCGGGAACAGAAGGCATCGAATAAAGCACCCCATACAATCCGTTGCAGGTATGCATTCCGCAGGTATAAAAATTAGAAAACGAAATAGAGTTTTTTGAAATACTGTCAAGATTGGGAGTAAAAGATTTCCCCGATGAAGAAAGATTGGTCATTTCCGCGCTCATGCTTTCCATGAGCACGAGCACAATATTTGGCTTGCTTGCTGAATCTGAAAAAGAAACTTTTCGTGCGATGGGAGAATCAAAAGCATCACCAACATTCAAATACTTGCGAACATTTTTAATAGCGGTTCCGTTATCCACATAATTCATATTTATTTTTGTCATGCTATCGAAGAAAGAGAAAAGCGGATTCAGCGAAAGCATATTTACGAAAGGATAATTAGTAACGAATGCGTCACGCACGGCAACAGGCCGGACCCTCCACCCTCCGCGGATTCCGATGAGAAGAAGAATTACAACAAACAAAAAAGAAAAAATCTTTTTACCCGCGGAAAATTTTCTCTCAAAAGCGTTTCTCAAAATCTTTTTCTGAAGGAAGAGAAGAAATAAAACAGAAAGAAGAATGCCCGCGAAAAACACCGCG
The Bacteroidota bacterium genome window above contains:
- a CDS encoding sulfatase-like hydrolase/transferase is translated as MKNFFQKTPFWIFYLVVLFLFLMLLFSVFRYALLKLNFSSGIPENLYSDALSLGISYDTMVSSYLLVIPSLLFFVAMFFNYNSLWFRRVITIYFSMALILVLLCCCADIPYYIFTGARLNNAITMWTDTPGAMLGFVFESAAFYPYLAVFFAGILLSVLFLLFLQKKILRNAFERKFSAGKKIFSFLFVVILLLIGIRGGWRVRPVAVRDAFVTNYPFVNMLSLNPLFSFFDSMTKINMNYVDNGTAIKNVRKYLNVGDAFDSPIARKVSFSDSASKPNIVLVLMESMSAEMTNLSSSGKSFTPNLDSISKNSISFSNFYTCGMHTCNGLYGVLYSMPSVPGMHPLSNVYTANQKFYGMASVLKDNGYSTSFFCTHFEEFDNMGFFLRNNGFDTFFSAKEYKSDLSEGMFGVSDETQYAFAFNKLNEFSKSEKPFFAAMLTISTHEPPVFPKKTSCKEPCAKSAGRYYFIFHNSKSFNCLTSL